The following are encoded in a window of Drosophila simulans strain w501 chromosome 3L, Prin_Dsim_3.1, whole genome shotgun sequence genomic DNA:
- the LOC6738789 gene encoding glutamate receptor ionotropic, delta-1 gives MATGIELLVAAALCVACPPLNDSPPTNLIQLGENGTYSPVTELPIDVEDSDAVFDPDAPVETLETINRKKPKLREMLDWIGGKHLRIATLEDYPLSYTEVLENGTRVGHGVSFQIIDFLKKKFNFTYEVVVPQDNIIGSPNDFDRSLIEMVNSSTVDLAAAFIPSLSDQRSFVYYSTTTLDEGEWIMVMQRPRESASGSGLLAPFEFWVWILILVSLLAVGPIIYLLIILRNRLTGDGQQTPYSLGHCAWFVYGALMKQGSTLSPIADSTRLLFATWWIFITILTSFYTANLTAFLTLSKFTLPYNTVNDILTKNKHFVSMRGGGVEYAIRTTNESLSMLNRMIQNNYAVFSDETNDTYNLQNYVEKNGYVFVRDRPAINIMLYRDYLYRKTVSFSDEKVHCPFAMAKEPFLKKKRTFAYPIGSNLSQLFDPELLHLVESGIVKHLSKRNLPSAEICPQDLGGTERQLRNGDLMMTYYIMLAGFATALAVFSTELVFRYVNSRQEANKWARHGIGRTPNGQSVAPSRWLRGWRRLNSGHGQLLGASTHGQNVTPPPPYQSIFNGGSHGDPLNRWRRPLANGNALGNGVLLGGDSEGGVRRLINGRDYMVFRNPNGQSQLVPVRSPSAALFQYSYTE, from the exons ATGGCCACTGGCATCGAGCTGCTGGTGGCCGCTGCCCTCTGTGTCGCCTGCCCCCCGCTGAACGATTCCCCGCCGACGAACCTAATCCAGCTGGGCGAAAATGGCACTTATTCCCCGGTCACCGAGCTGCCCATCGATGTGGAGGATTCGGATGCCGTATTCGATCCGGATGCCCCTGTGGAAACGCTGGAGACCATTAACAGGAAGAAGCCAAAGCTGCGCGAGATGCTCGATTGGATCGGGGGCAAGCACCTGCGCATCGCCACCCTGGAGGACTATCCGCTCAGCTACACCGAGGTCCTGGAGAACGGCACCCGTGTCGGGCATGGAGTCTCCTTTCAGATCATCGACTTCCTCAAGAAGAAGTTCAACTTCACCTATGAGGTGGTCGTGCCCCAGGACAACATCATCGGCTCGCCGAACGACTTCGATCGCAGCCTCATCGAGATGGTAAACAGCAGT ACGGTGGACTTGGCGGCGGCCTTCATACCCTCGCTCTCTGACCAGCGCAGCTTCGTCTACTACTCCACCACGACGCTGGACGAGGGCGAGTGGATAATGGTGATGCAGCGTCCCCGGGAGTCGGCTAGTGGGTCCGGACTGCTTGCGCCCTTCGAGTTCTGGGTGTGGATCCTGATCCTCGTCTCTCTGCTGGCCGTGGGGCCGATCATCTACTTGCTGATCATTCTGCGCAATCGGCTAACCGGCGATGGCCAGCAGACGCCCTACTCCCTGGGCCACTGCGCCTGGTTCGTCTACGGGGCGCTGATGAAGCAGGGCAGCACCCTGTCGCCCATAGCAG ACTCGACGCGGCTGCTCTTTGCCACCTGGTGGATTTTCATTACGATACTGACGTCCTTCTACACGGCCAACCTGACCGCCTTCCTGACCCTCTCCAAGTTCACACTGCCGTACAACACGGTCAACGATATCCTGACGAAGAACAAGCACTTCGTTTCCATGCGGGGCGGTGGAGTGGAGTACGCCATTCGGACG ACCAATGAATCCTTGTCCATGCTAAACCGAATGATCCAGAACAACTACGCCGTATTCTCGGACGAGACCAACGACACCTACAATCTGCAGAACTACGTGGAAAAGAATGGCTATGTTTTTGTGAGGGATCGGCCGGCGATAAACATAATGTTGTACAGGGACTATCTGTACCGGAAAACCGTGAGCTTTAGCGACGAGAAGGTCCACTGCCCGTTTGCCATGGCCAAGGAGCCGTTtctgaagaagaagaggaCCTTTGCCTATCCAATTGGCTCGAATTTGAGCCAATTATTTGACCCGGA GCTGCTACACCTGGTGGAATCGGGTATCGTGAAGCACCTGTCTAAGAGGAATCTGCCGAGTGCCGAGATCTGTCCGCAGGACCTCGGCGGAACGGAGCGACAGCTGAGGAACGGCGACCTGATGATGACGTACTACATCATGCTGGCCGGCTTTGCCACCGCACTGGCCGTCTTCAGCACGGAGCTGGTGTTCCGGTACGTCAATAGTCGCCAGGAGGCGAACAAGTGGGCGCGCCACGGAATCGGACGAACGCCCAATGGCCAGTCGGTGGCTCCATCCCGCTGGCTGCGTGGCTGGAGGCGATTGAACAGTGGACACGGGCAGCTCCTGGGCGCCTCCACCCACGGCCAAAATGTCACTCCTCCGCCACCGTACCAGAGCATCTTCAACGGCGGCAGTCACGGAGATCCACTGAATCGCTGGCGACGTCCCCTCGCAAACGGAAATGCCCTTGGAAATGGTGTCCTCCTGGGCGGCGATTCTGAGGGCGGTGTGCGGCGCCTGATCAATGGACGCGACTATATGGTATTCCGCAATCCAAATGGTCAGAGCCAACTCGTGCCGGTTAGATCGCCCTCGGCGGCCCTCTTTCAATACAGCTACACCGAGTAG
- the LOC6738790 gene encoding uncharacterized protein LOC6738790, which produces MGDDNQRFQFQLQAVATVFLLVSQLCFALPFASSTGNDIENDGNIQNSVSGRPVDYHTVVGHFKDFFMYLPVMMTTLKETMSGFPKFAEGMRILTSGKGRVDGEDCKCSQNALASGELLDTNSRFG; this is translated from the exons ATGGGAGACGACAACCAGCGATTCCAGTTCCAACTGCAGGCAGTGGCAACAGTTTTCTTGTTGG TTTCACAGCTCTGCTTTGCCCTGCCCTTCGCATCTTCCACGGGAAACGATATTGAAAACGATGGGAACATTCAGAATTCGGTCAGTGGACGACCTGTGGACTATCACACGGTGGTGGGCCACTTCAAGGACTTCTTCATGTACCTGCCGGTGATGATGACCACGCTGAAGGAGACGATGTCCGGATTCCCCAAGTTCGCCGAGGGCATGCGCATCCTGACTTCTGGCAAGGGACGAGTGGACGGAGAGGATTGCAAGTGCAGCCAAAATGCATTGGCCAGCGGCGAACTCTTGGACACCAATTCTCGCTTCGGTTGA